From the Leptolyngbya sp. O-77 genome, one window contains:
- a CDS encoding NupC/NupG family nucleoside CNT transporter produces the protein MERAISLIGILIFFGLAYLFSVNRRAINWRTVAIGFLLQFLMGLFVLKLPIGYQIFKFIGDLVTGFLNFADAGAEFVFGADFREHFFAFKVMPTVIFFSGVIGLLYYLGVMQKVVGAIAGLMRRTMRTSGPETTSCAANIFIGQTEAPLMIKPFVGRVTLSELHAIMTGGFATVAGGVLAAYISFGINPEQLIAASVMNAPGALAMSKVFFPQTGKFSYDSVLDEELKEDEIARKEAGEEEVLIPPEAASTAKDPIGAIADGAIQGIQLVLAIMAILIAFLALIAAINAFLGWLGGLIGVPQLSMEFLLSYLLFPLAFIMGVPIADCANVAVFLGKKIILNEFIAYTDLAEAMSNSAIGARAATIATFALCGFANLGSIGQQIGVIGGMVPSRRDDVARLGVRAMIAGSFTNFVSAAIAGLLT, from the coding sequence ATGGAACGCGCGATTTCACTGATTGGGATTCTTATATTTTTTGGTTTAGCGTATCTGTTTTCTGTCAATCGTCGGGCTATTAACTGGCGAACTGTTGCGATTGGTTTTTTGCTTCAGTTTTTGATGGGTTTGTTTGTGCTGAAGCTGCCAATTGGCTATCAAATTTTCAAGTTTATTGGCGATTTGGTTACGGGATTTTTAAACTTTGCAGATGCGGGTGCGGAGTTCGTTTTTGGGGCTGATTTTCGGGAGCATTTCTTTGCCTTTAAGGTGATGCCCACGGTGATCTTTTTCTCTGGGGTGATTGGGCTTTTGTATTACCTGGGTGTCATGCAGAAAGTTGTGGGGGCGATCGCCGGATTGATGCGTCGCACCATGCGAACTTCTGGCCCTGAAACAACGTCTTGCGCTGCCAATATTTTCATCGGGCAAACCGAAGCGCCGCTAATGATCAAGCCCTTTGTGGGGCGCGTCACGCTGTCGGAACTGCACGCTATTATGACGGGCGGCTTTGCGACGGTGGCGGGCGGTGTGCTGGCTGCTTATATTTCGTTTGGTATTAATCCAGAGCAGTTGATTGCTGCTTCGGTGATGAATGCGCCGGGTGCTTTGGCGATGTCAAAGGTGTTTTTTCCACAGACTGGAAAATTTTCCTATGATTCTGTTTTAGATGAGGAGCTAAAGGAAGACGAAATTGCTCGTAAAGAAGCAGGCGAGGAAGAGGTGCTCATTCCGCCCGAAGCTGCTTCTACAGCAAAAGATCCGATTGGGGCGATCGCCGATGGGGCGATTCAGGGCATCCAGTTGGTATTAGCCATCATGGCGATTTTGATTGCGTTTCTAGCGCTGATTGCGGCAATTAATGCTTTCTTGGGTTGGCTGGGCGGGCTGATTGGTGTGCCCCAGCTTTCGATGGAATTTTTGCTGTCTTATCTGCTGTTTCCGCTGGCGTTCATCATGGGCGTACCGATTGCCGACTGTGCCAATGTCGCCGTGTTTTTGGGCAAGAAAATTATTCTGAATGAATTCATTGCCTACACCGATCTGGCAGAAGCTATGAGCAACAGCGCTATCGGGGCCCGCGCAGCAACGATCGCCACTTTTGCCCTCTGCGGCTTTGCCAACCTGGGGTCTATCGGTCAGCAAATCGGCGTGATTGGCGGCATGGTGCCCAGTCGCCGCGACGACGTGGCCCGCCTAGGGGTTCGCGCTATGATCGCAGGCTCGTTTACCAACTTTGTCAGCGCGGCGATCGCCGGCCTGTTGACCTGA
- a CDS encoding nucleoside 2-deoxyribosyltransferase, protein MNVYLAGPDVFLPEPLEAARAKKEICAKYGFVGQFPFDSALDLAGLTPVEAGLAIYKSNIQLMDRCDLIVANMTPFRGPSMDVGTAFEMGYMAAQGKPVFGYSNDGRLYGDRVPQPTPERDENNLFVEQFGMHDNLMLEGAIYTSNGNFQGKLVDAASYYTDLSVFEAVIQLAAAKLLS, encoded by the coding sequence ATGAACGTCTACCTCGCTGGGCCCGATGTTTTCTTGCCAGAACCACTGGAAGCAGCGCGAGCCAAGAAAGAAATTTGTGCAAAGTATGGCTTTGTCGGTCAGTTTCCGTTTGACAGTGCGCTGGATTTAGCGGGGTTGACCCCCGTTGAAGCGGGGCTGGCGATTTACAAAAGCAACATTCAATTGATGGATCGCTGTGACCTGATCGTGGCCAACATGACCCCGTTTCGGGGCCCTAGCATGGACGTAGGCACGGCGTTTGAAATGGGCTATATGGCGGCGCAGGGCAAGCCTGTGTTTGGCTATAGCAATGACGGGCGGCTGTATGGCGATCGCGTGCCTCAGCCAACGCCCGAACGCGACGAAAACAACCTGTTTGTCGAACAGTTTGGAATGCACGACAACCTGATGCTGGAGGGAGCAATCTATACTAGCAATGGGAACTTTCAGGGCAAACTGGTGGATGCAGCGAGCTATTACACCGACCTGAGTGTGTTTGAAGCCGTGATTCAGCTAGCCGCAGCAAAGCTTTTGAGTTAG